The proteins below come from a single Triticum aestivum cultivar Chinese Spring chromosome 5D, IWGSC CS RefSeq v2.1, whole genome shotgun sequence genomic window:
- the LOC123120493 gene encoding protein trichome birefringence-like 34, producing MMMKVSPRVSVHVCLCSTRHGKECPHYNNKRGDSATADSPEKMKPEQAAHNKMTTATSSPSPVVGLRGVVSSLVAFFIVVSTVSLLFDRGHESQVQLAVQHRHQEVKVAAAGSREAQVQWTDELMGEAARGSGEECNWSVGRWVYDNASQPLYSGLNCSFIFDEVACEKYGRNDTRYQYWRWQPDGCDLPRFNATKLLEKLRNKRMVFVGDSINRNQWVSMVCMVEASIPEGQKMRVYNGSLISFTAFEYNATIDFYWSPLILESNSDNPIIHRVEYRIIRAEKIEKHARAWGNADVIVFNSYLWWRKQKPDMKMKVMYGSFEDGDAKLDEVEMVEGFEIALKKLTEWVGANVNNKTKIYFAGSSPTHTWASDWGGDDSNKCLNESEPIQKVGYKGATTDYSMMDMAKQIFRPLEQKGINVQILNFTQLTDYRIDAHPTVFRRQFTPLTKEQIANPSSYADCTHWCLPGVPDVWNHFLYSYLVQK from the exons ATGATGATGAAGGTTAGCCCAAGGGTCAGCGTTCACGTTTGCTTGTGCAGCACTAGACATGGGAAGGAGTGCCCCCATTACAACAATAAAAGAGGGGACAGCGCCACAGCCGATTCACCAGAGAAAATGAAGCCGGAGCAGGCCGCCCACAACAAGATGACCACGGCGACGTCCTCCCCGTCCCCTGTCGTCGGCCTGCGGGGCGTGGTGAGCTCCCTCGTCGCCTTCTTCATCGTCGTCAGCACCGTCTCCCTGCTCTTCGACCGCGGCCACGAGTCGCAGGTGCAGCTGGCGGTGCAGCACCGGCACCAGGAGGTGAAGGTGGCCGCGGCCGGGAGCCGCGAGGCGCAGGTGCAGTGGACGGACGAGCTCATGGGCGAGGccgcgaggggctccggcgaggagtGCAACTGGTCCGTGGGGCGGTGGGTGTACGACAACGCCTCCCAGCCGCTCTACTCCGGCCTCAACTGCTCCTTCATCTTCGACGAGGTCGCCTGCGAGAAGTATGGCCGGAATGACACCAGGTACCAGTACTGGAGATGGCAGCCCGATGGATGTGATCTTCCAAG GTTCAACGCCACAAAACTGCTCGAAAAGCTGAGGAACAAGAGGATGGTCTTCGTCGGCGACTCAATCAACAGGAACCAATGGGTCTCCATGGTGTGCATGGTGGAGGCCTCCATCCCTGAAGGCCAGAAGATGCGCGTTTACAACGGCTCACTCATCTCCTTCACGGCATTC GAATACAATGCGACAATCGACTTCTACTGGTCGCCGCTGATACTGGAATCCAACAGCGACAACCCGATAATTCACCGGGTTGAGTACCGGATCATACGGGCGGAGAAGATTGAGAAGCATGCCCGTGCCTGGGGCAATGCTGACGTTATTGTTTTCAACTCTTACCTTTGGTGGAGGAAGCAGAAGCCCGATATGAAGATGAAGGTCAT GTATGGTTCATTCGAGGATGGTGATGCAAAGCTAGACGAAGTGGAGATGGTGGAAGGTTTTGAGATTGCTCTCAAGAAACTAACGGAGTGGGTGGGAGCGAACGTCAACAACAAGACTAAAATCTATTTCGCAGGCTCGTCGCCTACCCATACCTG GGCGAGCGACTGGGGCGGAGACGACAGCAACAAGTGCCTGAACGAGTCGGAGCCGATCCAGAAGGTCGGGTACAAAGGCGCGACCACGGACTACAGCATGATGGACATGGCGAAGCAGATCTTCAGGCCACTGGAGCAGAAAGGCATAAACGTTCAGATACTCAACTTCACCCAGCTGACCGACTACCGCATCGACGCGCACCCCACCGTGTTCCGGCGGCAGTTCACCCCCCTCACGAAGGAGCAGATCGCCAACCCGAGCAGCTACGCCGACTGCACGCACTGGTGCCTCCCCGGCGTCCCGGACGTGTGGAACCACTTCCTCTACTCATATCTCGTGCAGAAATGA
- the LOC123124618 gene encoding LOB domain-containing protein 12 gives MAGAQTGSSATPCASCKLLRRRCTRDCVFAPYFPPEDPHRFATVHRVFGASNVSKMLQELPAAQRADAVSSLVYEATARMRDPVYGCAGAISYLQQQVSQLQVQLAVAQAEILQRINHPSPATAFHLQELQQRQAQQQQQMQMDDDDKAYSSLVMQNDLMSTLLLQEACLKKESLWT, from the coding sequence ATGGCCGGGGCTCAGACGGGGAGCAGCGCCACACCGTGCGCGTCATGTAAGCTCCTGCGGCGACGGTGCACCAGGGACTGCGTGTTCGCGCCTTACTTCCCGCCGGAGGACCCGCACCGGTTCGCCACCGTGCACAGGGTCTTCGGCGCCAGCAACGTGAGCAAGATGCTGCAGGAGCTCCCTGCGGCGCAGCGGGCTGATGCTGTGAGCAGCCTGGTGTACGAGGCCACCGCGCGGATGCGGGACCCCGTTTACGGATGTGCCGGAGCCATCTCCTACCTCCAGCAGCAGGTCTCCCAGCTCCAGGTGCAGCTCGCCGTCGCGCAGGCCGAGATCCTCCAGCGCATCAACCACCCTTCCCCGGCCACTGCATTTCATCTGCAGGAGCTCCAGCAGCGCcaggcgcagcagcagcagcaaatgcAGATGGATGATGATGACAAGGCGTATAGCAGCCTCGTCATGCAGAATGATCTGATGAGCACGCTGCTGCTACAGGAGGCGTGCCTTAAGAAAGAGTCCCTATGGACATGA